AGTTTAGGCTACACGGGGCTACTGCATTAGGTATGATGACTCtggaaggaaaaaaatccGAGGGCACTGATTTACATTCTAAGACGGCTGCCATCTTAGGCGTAAGTCGTGATTCTGCAAAGGTGTTTAATTACGGCCGACTATATGGCGCTGGATTAAAACACACTACTTTGCTATTAATGCAGATGAATCCTACTTTAAAGACTGCCGAGGCCAAAGAACTTGCTAAAAAACTATATGCATCGACTAAGGGTGTCAAATCAAAAATGAGCAAACGTTTGCAGGAAATGGGATTACCAAAGCTAACATTTTGGTCGCAAGGTACAGAgagttttgttttcaacaaaCTTGAGGCTATGGCACAATTACCATCCCCTAGAACTCCTGTTTTAGACGCTGGGATAACGCAAGCTTTGAGCAGTAAAAATCTGAGCAAAAACTCTTTCATGACATCTAGAGTTAATTGGGCAATTCAATCATCAGCTGTGGACTATCTTCATCTTCTCTTGGTATCCATGAATCATTTAattaagaaatattatcTAGAAGCTCGCCTTTCTTTAACTGTTCATGACGAGGTTCGTTATTTATCATCAGATAAAGATAAATATCGGGTTGCATTTGCCTTACAGGTGGCTAACTTGTGGACTCGTGCGTTTTTTTGTCAACGACTTGGCATCAACGAGCTTCCACAATCTGTcgcatttttttcttccgTTGATATTGACCATGTACTAAGAAAAGATGTTAAGATGGACTGTGTAACACCCTCTAACAAAGTCCCCATACCTCCTGGAGAAGAGCTTACTATAGAGTCAGTTCTAGAAAAACTCGAGCAGTCCGGTCAATCACTTGAGCCACTTGAGCAAATTCAGTGTTTTGTGGATGTTAAAGCTACTACTTCAGCAGAGATTACAGAagaagacaaaaaaaacattgcATATTTAAAAGCACAAGCATTTTACTGATCAGCAAaagaataatttattttagttaaaaaatgtgtttTTCGGTTAGGATAATTTTAGGGATAGTTATgacattgaaaataattttcatcaaaagGTTTGTTTAGTGGAGCGAACGATGGTACTACAAACTGGCTCATGacgaaggaaaaaaatcattaaattagAGCAAGAAAGACACTTTTGTAACTAGCTGTGTCGATTTTCGGACATTATCGGAAATATTAttagacaaaaaaaaaacaacgaGATAGTCAAAACATATAGAAACAGAACGGATCAACACGTATGTACACGAAGGGTAAGGGGAGTCTTATGAAAGGAAATCACAAGAAGGTAGCTAGAAAAGTAGCTGAGGAATCGTATTATGCaccaaatattttgatgGAAAAGCCATTTTTAACAAGCAGTAAAAGTACCATTGGCCTTGTCAATAGAAGTCTTAAGTGCAGCAACCCAGAGTATAAGTGAATCTTCGTTATCAACGCGAAATTCGATAGGTTTGTTTTGCGTAATTACGgtaaaaaagtatttgtGTGAGCTTTCCGGAACGTTTATTTCAGCAACATCCTGAATGTCGGCTATCGGTATCACTTTAACAGGTTTGTACTCTCGGTTCGTGTTGTAAATAGTCATACCATATCCACGAACAACAGCCCAACACTTGGACCACCTATGTAAATTTCCATGTAGCCAGTGAATGGTTCCTTGCATAAGAACTTTATTTTCATCCAAGAGTTTATAGAGATTTTGTAAGGAAGCCGAATGCCTGTGCTTATTCAGCGTATTAACTTCTTGTGGGTTGAAGGGGtaatttgcattttcttcattgaTACCTGGTGGTCTCAACTTTCCAAACTGTATCAAATCATAAAGTGAAGTACAGAAATGGTCACCCTGACCAGTTTCCAAGTCTAAAGGAGAAGTCGTTTGATTACGAGGTTCAGTCGAAATATTGTCGAAGTCAGTATCAGAGATCTGAACGTTAGGCTCGCTTTCGGTTCGAGATGAAGAGTTCGCAAGGATATAACTGATAGGATGTCTTGAAAACGGTGCCCTATAACCCGTTGTGGATCTTAGAACATGAACCCATTCCTCAGCATCCTCATTTGAAGTGGCAATGAGACGAATtatcttttcatttaaatacAGGAAAAAAGCTAAACATTAGATATAAACATCAAAAATTCTAACGTACTTTTTGgtgatttttctttgtagTAGGCAACAGCTGAAATATCCTGAGTAgggaaaataaatttggtTTTGTACTCCTTGAAGACTGTTAGCGCGTCGTTGAAATTTGCACATTTTATTCACAAACCTTTTCGTCTTTGTAAAAAGATAACTGATCTCTGCGAAGAACAGCCCATAATTGCTTTTTAGTCTAGGTTGTTAGCATCCactacaaaaaaaaccatGAGTGCAAATATTGACTCTGAAACGGGAAGCAAATAATTGGAATATTCTGAAAATCAATTGGTCAAAGTGCTTGTAGGGTGCTGTTTGCATCATCATATCCCCAAATCAAAAGCGAACAATAAAGAATTAAGAGTACGTATCATTCACTTCTAAGTACACTTcacaaaattaaagaatacTCCAAATCCCTTTCCACTCAAACGTATCGTAAATATTACTCAGACAACTAAGTTAATGAATACATACAGAAGTTGCATGTCCTTTCTTTATCAACCATCCGGATTTTAAAACACGCTCAAGCTCTGGAAGCCTTCTTGCTTCATCAAGGCTAGCAGTTCTGAGATGCGATGAAACTCCTGGGTCCATTTCATCAAGCGAATAGTCAAACTAATAAACgccttctttcttttgaataCATCAAGAAAATTCCTTAAACTGAAAGGTGTTAAACTAGAACGATGTAAAGTCGTCCTCTATACAGATTTTGGTTAAAATCACGTTTCCTAACGCATACGTGTTAGTGGTACCAGCGACGTACATATTCAGTAATAGCGTTCATTAACGTATCGCTATTTGTCAagtgaaattaaaatgtaTGGTAgagaaatttcaataatagAAATGATAGTACGAATAAATTGTAGCAGTAGAATTGAGAAGccttctttttgaaaaaggtaGTCTGAAAATATGTCATCTTTATTTTGAGAGGCATACAACCATATAGTACATGGACACAGTAATCGTGTAGAAGTGCTACATCTCGTATACTAATTAAGAATCAAAAGAACTTTTGTAAATCCTACTGTTACAGAAATTCAACTTTAGGTTGTATTGGTGCACAGTGGTAAGGGATTGTTGTAAGGACTGGCAggatgaaaacaaaaaagctaTTTAAAGGGAGCACTTGTTCGCTgtaacaaaaagaaaagcaacaagaaagaaatacttttttaaatattttttagagaACCACTTTCTCTAATGTAGAAAGCGTTGGTCTTTCCCATTCGGTTCGAGACCTATGAAAGCTACTCAGTAGATACTGAGTTAGTAGGGAGTAGGGTTTAAACGTGATTTTAGCATGGTTTCTTggaataataataaaaatt
Above is a genomic segment from Schizosaccharomyces pombe strain 972h- genome assembly, chromosome: III containing:
- the opy1 gene encoding protein opy1; amino-acid sequence: MDPGVSSHLRTASLDEARRLPELERVLKSGWLIKKGHATSTKKQLWAVLRRDQLSFYKDEKEYKTKFIFPTQDISAVAYYKEKSPKTFFLYLNEKIIRLIATSNEDAEEWVHVLRSTTGYRAPFSRHPISYILANSSSRTESEPNVQISDTDFDNISTEPRNQTTSPLDLETGQGDHFCTSLYDLIQFGKLRPPGINEENANYPFNPQEVNTLNKHRHSASLQNLYKLLDENKVLMQGTIHWLHGNLHRWSKCWAVVRGYGMTIYNTNREYKPVKVIPIADIQDVAEINVPESSHKYFFTVITQNKPIEFRVDNEDSLILWVAALKTSIDKANGTFTAC